In the genome of Lacerta agilis isolate rLacAgi1 chromosome 2, rLacAgi1.pri, whole genome shotgun sequence, one region contains:
- the LOC117041745 gene encoding platelet glycoprotein IX-like has translation MNKVNISSNAGIQVMLLLLSTAQPKPCPPCLCEQQEDLRGWILNCSSMGLKDMPPLSSELCHSCHTINILHLQNNSLTTVPPGALDHLIYLKEVDFSNNPWHCDCSILYFKQWLEDFSNASLANLQCASPASVKSRALSQLTGNELEGCRKPQPIKCLDFFWRDFALIFVAIIVLILATCILRYSKKLTSQAARKLHPSEVPLLQLHDPEKQKSK, from the coding sequence ATGAACAAAGTAAATATCTCCTCCAATGCTGGGATACAAGTCATGCTACTGTTATTAAGCACAGCTCAACCCAAGCCCTGTCCTCCCTGTTTGTGTGAGCAGCAGGAAGACCTAAGGGGTTGGATATTAAACTGCAGTTCTATGGGGCTGAAGGATATGCCTCCCCTGTCATCAGAATTATGCCACTCTTGCCATACCATCAACATTCTTCATCTGCAAAACAACAGTTTGACCACGGTTCCTCCTGGTGCACTGGACCACTTAATTTACCTGAAAGAAGTTGATTTCTCCAACAACCCTTGGCACTGTGACTGCTCTATTTTATATTTCAAGCAGTGGCTGGAAGACTTCAGTAACGCTTCTCTTGCCAACCTTCAATGTGCATCTCCAGCTTCTGTAAAATCGAGAGCCTTGAGTCAGCTGACTGGGAATGAACTGGAAGGATGTAGGAAGCCTCAACCAATCAAATGCCTTGATTTCTTTTGGAGAGACTTTGCTCTTATTTTTGTGGCAATTATTGTCTTAATTTTAGCAACATGCATTCTACGATACTCAAAAAAATTAACTTCCCAAGCTGCCAGGAAGCTACATCCTTCTGAAGTCCCACTGCTGCAGttgcatgacccggaaaaacagaAATCAAAATGA